AACGCCATTGGTACCTTTTCGCTTCCTCTAGGCATCGCTTGCCATTTTGTGATCGAGGGAGAGCCTCTCTGGATCCCGATGGCTATCGAGGAACCATCGGTGATTGCTGCCGCCAGTCGTATGGCCAAATTAGCCTCTTTTAGAGGCGGCTTTAAAATTGCTGTTGATGAACCCATCATGATGGGCCAAATTCAATTGCTGAACGCATCGGATTGGGACCATGTGGCCCAAGTTCTAATAGAACATCAAGAACGCTTAATCGAACTGGGAAATCAGCACTGCCCAGGTCTTAAGACCCGGGGCGGCGGTTGTCGCAAAATCGGCCTAAAAAATCTCAACTCCCGCATGGCCGTTGTCGAAATCTCCATCGACTGTCGTGATGCTATGGGCGCAAATTTGATCAACACAGTGCTTGAAGCCTTGGCTCCTGAAATAGAGCTGCTGACTGGCGCGCAAGTCGGATTTAAAATCCTGTCAAACCTATCTGACCAAAGATTAGCCAGAGCGTCTTGCGAAATTGGCTATCAAGCCCTCGCGGATGACAAAACCCACGACCAGGGTCGCAAA
This sequence is a window from Myxococcota bacterium. Protein-coding genes within it:
- a CDS encoding hydroxymethylglutaryl-CoA reductase, degradative — protein: MPDFSGFYALPIAERQARLDVSFTGGLEFETADQMIENAIGTFSLPLGIACHFVIEGEPLWIPMAIEEPSVIAAASRMAKLASFRGGFKIAVDEPIMMGQIQLLNASDWDHVAQVLIEHQERLIELGNQHCPGLKTRGGGCRKIGLKNLNSRMAVVEISIDCRDAMGANLINTVLEALAPEIELLTGAQVGFKILSNLSDQRLARASCEIGYQALADDKTHDQGRKVAQRMIDGYEFAKLDPYRACTHNKGVMNGIGAVVIATGNDWRAVEAGAHAYAGTRPGGYGPLTHYEMREDYLFASIELPMALGVVGGVTNVHPTVKSCLQLLGNFGKSAKALAGVVAAVGLAQNMAAMRALAAEGIQKGHMALHNRKQL